In one Acidobacteriota bacterium genomic region, the following are encoded:
- a CDS encoding DUF4384 domain-containing protein, with the protein MKRITRFTLASLAAMTLITSTATSTAQVKNTKKNTEAARARGLFISKKSDAMSILVEKIDGALRVPVDPSNEFKAGDRIKIQFQSNFEGFIYVVNIQPSGKRCLMFPNPDAADNAVRPDEQYDIPPGNLTMQFDEEKGTEVLQVIMSRDRIPFLDAALKEPEGCFSESASSAAAELQGGIAKKVTPVVPQGEGNNKVRSRDIILAPGKDKDVKGSVVAIPDTGGGGKLKSGEIAPFEIRLKHK; encoded by the coding sequence ATGAAACGCATAACCAGATTCACACTTGCCTCACTAGCCGCCATGACTTTGATAACGTCGACGGCAACATCCACTGCGCAAGTCAAAAATACCAAGAAGAACACCGAGGCCGCTCGCGCCCGCGGACTGTTCATCAGCAAGAAGTCGGATGCGATGAGCATTCTCGTGGAGAAGATCGACGGCGCGCTCCGGGTCCCCGTCGACCCGAGTAATGAATTCAAGGCCGGGGATCGGATCAAAATCCAATTTCAAAGCAACTTCGAGGGGTTCATCTACGTCGTGAACATCCAGCCAAGCGGGAAGAGGTGCCTTATGTTCCCCAATCCGGACGCCGCGGACAACGCGGTACGCCCCGACGAGCAATATGACATTCCACCGGGCAACCTCACTATGCAGTTCGACGAGGAGAAAGGAACCGAGGTCCTTCAGGTGATCATGTCCCGCGATCGTATTCCATTTCTGGATGCTGCGCTCAAGGAACCAGAGGGGTGTTTCTCGGAATCGGCTTCCAGCGCTGCCGCTGAGCTGCAAGGTGGTATCGCCAAGAAGGTCACGCCGGTCGTGCCGCAAGGTGAGGGCAACAACAAGGTCCGTTCACGAGACATCATTCTCGCTCCCGGCAAGGACAAAGACGTGAAGGGCTCAGTCGTCGCAATTCCCGACACTGGCGGAGGCGGTAAGCTCAAGTCGGGCGAGATCGCTCCGTTCGAGATTCGGCTCAAGCACAAGTGA
- a CDS encoding SUMF1/EgtB/PvdO family nonheme iron enzyme, which translates to MIGKLLSGRYRLIRKIGEGGMGAIYSAVHTENLRVCAIKLMTSLSPGKDDAIARFKREARNSVRIDSVHAVTVYDSGQTDEGLLFLAMEFIDGKPLSRVIAEHRILPIERVVHITNQIAEALAAAHALPMIHRDLKPDNIMITRKGANTDFVKVLDFGIAKALADPGGDNLTKTGFVLGTPVYMSPEQLLGEELDPRSDIYSLAIIVYEMLSGRLPFEGDNPQAVMMKRVMSEPVRLRAVAPSLSEAVELAVMAGLERNRDSRTPTVEAFASELSRVVHSGTQMMGGVVTGPLTTPEGRATGQYEGPQTRVNTGPAFTGHAESSRQTSGARGDVNTYARTEMSPSITQPQRPEPTPPQIPAPSAPILAAPATVRDLPDPPLADQVVTRPERRSAKWVWLGSVLILVVIAAILYIVWPRGSSPSAGSGFVLVVKGAPSGSQVFINEVPREAVAADGALKVSGIDPGEVKVRVSREGFTDFMTTLKGGKGEIQACDAQLLPAAIDYGGAMVAIPAGDFEMGDNNHEADERPAHPVTLPAYYIDKYEVTNAQYKKFCDETGKASPPNFLFDPNYFTGKPDNPVLGVPFEDALAYASWASKRLPTEEEWEKAASWDPVAHRKRLYPWGDEFTPDRANIATGNPVPVTQATGDLSFYGVLHMAGNAAEWVNAPYRPYEGNKTPDTNYNKDGRVMKGGTFFTASKPNEARTSYRNYLPRVFPKDLKTPVGIRCVVAADDPGIQALLRARSK; encoded by the coding sequence ATGATCGGCAAACTCTTGAGCGGCCGATACAGGCTCATTCGCAAAATCGGCGAAGGAGGGATGGGTGCGATCTACAGCGCCGTTCACACTGAGAACCTCCGCGTCTGCGCAATCAAACTGATGACCAGCCTGTCGCCAGGCAAAGACGATGCGATCGCGCGATTCAAGCGCGAAGCGAGGAATTCCGTCCGCATTGACAGCGTTCATGCTGTGACCGTTTATGATTCCGGTCAGACCGATGAAGGATTGCTCTTTCTTGCGATGGAGTTCATCGATGGCAAACCTCTGTCGCGAGTGATCGCAGAGCACCGCATATTGCCCATCGAGCGCGTCGTTCACATAACCAATCAAATCGCCGAAGCGTTGGCTGCCGCTCATGCGTTACCCATGATTCATCGCGACCTCAAGCCTGACAACATCATGATCACCCGCAAAGGCGCGAACACCGACTTCGTAAAGGTGCTCGATTTCGGGATCGCGAAGGCGTTGGCTGATCCGGGCGGCGATAACCTGACCAAGACGGGCTTCGTGCTTGGCACGCCTGTGTACATGTCACCCGAGCAGTTGCTCGGCGAAGAGCTGGATCCAAGGTCGGACATTTATTCTCTTGCGATCATCGTCTATGAAATGCTCAGCGGACGGTTGCCGTTCGAAGGGGATAATCCACAGGCGGTGATGATGAAGCGCGTAATGAGCGAGCCAGTCCGCCTCCGCGCGGTCGCGCCTTCCCTGAGCGAGGCAGTCGAGCTCGCAGTGATGGCCGGCCTCGAGCGGAACCGCGATTCGCGAACGCCAACCGTGGAAGCCTTTGCTTCTGAACTGAGCCGCGTGGTGCATAGCGGCACGCAAATGATGGGCGGAGTGGTGACCGGCCCGCTCACTACGCCTGAAGGAAGAGCAACAGGTCAATATGAAGGCCCGCAGACGCGCGTAAATACCGGCCCGGCTTTCACGGGCCACGCTGAGTCGTCGCGCCAGACATCCGGAGCGCGCGGCGACGTCAACACCTACGCGCGAACCGAGATGAGTCCTTCGATTACTCAACCTCAACGGCCAGAGCCGACGCCGCCTCAGATTCCAGCGCCCTCGGCTCCCATTCTTGCGGCGCCGGCCACGGTCAGGGATCTGCCCGACCCTCCACTCGCTGATCAAGTGGTCACCAGACCGGAGCGGCGCAGCGCGAAATGGGTTTGGCTCGGCAGCGTGCTGATTCTGGTGGTGATCGCGGCGATTCTTTACATAGTGTGGCCGCGCGGTTCCTCCCCCTCGGCCGGCTCGGGCTTCGTTTTGGTCGTTAAGGGCGCGCCGTCCGGCAGCCAGGTGTTCATCAATGAGGTTCCCCGCGAGGCGGTCGCTGCTGACGGCGCGCTCAAAGTGTCGGGCATCGATCCGGGCGAGGTGAAGGTTCGAGTCTCGCGCGAAGGCTTCACCGATTTCATGACCACGCTCAAGGGTGGCAAGGGGGAGATACAAGCCTGCGACGCCCAACTGCTGCCCGCGGCGATTGACTACGGCGGAGCGATGGTGGCTATACCGGCGGGCGATTTCGAAATGGGCGATAACAATCACGAGGCCGACGAACGCCCCGCACACCCAGTCACGCTTCCCGCGTACTATATCGACAAGTATGAAGTGACGAACGCGCAGTACAAGAAGTTCTGCGATGAGACAGGCAAGGCTTCTCCCCCAAATTTTCTGTTCGATCCGAACTACTTCACCGGCAAGCCCGACAACCCTGTGTTAGGTGTCCCCTTCGAGGACGCGTTAGCGTACGCGAGTTGGGCGAGCAAGCGGTTGCCGACGGAAGAAGAGTGGGAGAAGGCTGCCTCCTGGGACCCGGTCGCTCACAGGAAGCGCCTGTACCCTTGGGGCGACGAGTTCACGCCGGATCGAGCTAACATTGCAACCGGGAATCCCGTTCCGGTGACCCAGGCGACCGGAGACCTCAGCTTCTACGGCGTGTTGCACATGGCAGGCAACGCCGCCGAGTGGGTCAATGCTCCGTATAGACCTTACGAAGGAAACAAGACGCCCGACACCAACTACAACAAAGACGGGCGAGTGATGAAGGGAGGCACATTTTTTACGGCCAGCAAGCCCAATGAAGCCCGAACGTCTTATAGGAACTATCTCCCGAGAGTGTTCCCTAAAGATCTTAAAACGCCGGTCGGTATTCGCTGCGTCGTGGCCGCGGACGATCCCGGAATCCAGGCGCTTCTGCGAGCGCGCAGTAAGTGA
- a CDS encoding trypsin-like peptidase domain-containing protein has translation MIRIFLPSRIRLAAALLAVAAVSACMFIVPAARGQSANKEAVLSPEARALVRQAIASTALVSVRNSSDSSNLGPRVRGSAVVVRADGVLVTNYHVILNTRTSRSYDEIFVSLSGDGDALSSSARYRVKPLLINKEYDLALLRVESDAAGNPVPKSFTFPSIEMADSRKISLLEDLFIIGFPERGGSTVTINRGVVEGKDLLANWIKTNARVIHGNSGGAAVNSEGKLVGIPTKVLADEQAVDRDGDGFPDDYRRFGAVGFLRPSHLVAAMVAQLDDKNAVSQPAPVAPKMIESSKLISVRGLVRSAAGGKPIAGALVGLLPLGEISVTETSLLTWASTNSEGEFRLNRPVPPGRYTLKAKALARQAYTLDIEIVPNSSLLIIEMRASDQ, from the coding sequence GTGATCAGAATTTTTCTTCCCAGTAGAATCAGGCTGGCGGCAGCTCTCCTCGCTGTGGCGGCCGTCTCCGCTTGCATGTTCATTGTCCCGGCGGCCAGGGGACAATCTGCAAACAAGGAAGCCGTCCTATCGCCCGAGGCTCGCGCCCTCGTCCGCCAGGCCATCGCTTCGACGGCGCTCGTCTCGGTTCGCAACTCGAGCGATTCTTCCAATTTGGGTCCGCGCGTACGAGGATCAGCGGTAGTCGTGCGCGCCGACGGAGTATTGGTCACCAATTACCATGTCATCTTAAACACCCGGACCAGCCGCTCATACGACGAGATCTTCGTTAGTCTTTCCGGCGACGGCGACGCGCTTTCATCCTCCGCTCGATATCGAGTCAAGCCTCTGCTGATAAACAAGGAATACGATCTGGCTTTGTTGCGCGTGGAATCGGACGCCGCCGGTAATCCAGTTCCAAAGTCGTTCACCTTTCCCAGCATCGAGATGGCGGACTCGCGCAAAATCAGCCTTTTGGAAGACCTGTTCATCATCGGCTTTCCCGAGAGAGGCGGTTCGACCGTCACAATCAATCGAGGTGTCGTCGAGGGCAAAGATCTATTGGCGAACTGGATCAAGACCAATGCCCGCGTGATCCACGGCAACAGCGGAGGAGCGGCGGTTAACAGCGAAGGCAAGCTGGTCGGCATCCCGACAAAGGTACTCGCCGATGAACAGGCGGTCGACAGAGACGGCGATGGCTTTCCCGACGACTATCGCCGCTTTGGCGCGGTAGGTTTTCTGCGACCCTCTCACCTTGTTGCCGCGATGGTTGCCCAACTAGACGACAAAAACGCAGTGAGCCAGCCGGCTCCCGTGGCGCCGAAAATGATCGAGTCATCGAAGCTCATCAGCGTTCGTGGACTCGTCAGGTCGGCTGCGGGCGGCAAGCCAATCGCCGGCGCGCTGGTTGGGCTTCTCCCGCTTGGAGAGATCAGCGTAACTGAAACGAGTCTGCTGACCTGGGCCAGCACCAACTCCGAAGGCGAGTTTAGACTCAACAGACCAGTTCCGCCGGGTCGATATACGCTCAAGGCTAAGGCGCTCGCCAGGCAGGCTTACACGCTCGATATCGAAATTGTTCCCAACTCGTCTCTGCTGATCATCGAGATGCGTGCATCCGATCAGTAA
- a CDS encoding DUF4384 domain-containing protein, producing the protein MRSRLSKTCLIAAAALTLLVPAIFVPGVDAQKQGAPLWDKVVTVDRVKKPDRPTARKLPKTQQGNLLTLQWRMLKRGNGNVQREADPNQVFQTGDQLKLAVTTNQNGYLYVIHRMNNGDGKLVFPDPRSNNGLNEVKKNQEYVVPSFCPSFADPNDCWWRMDPPTGRENFIVVFSRDPYDKLPGRVAAVNDDYENPIVQRDLIDDLINASRQKIRKAAGRLTIPGKPPARFATWLQNINLKDNEELIATIQLKHGD; encoded by the coding sequence ATGCGATCTCGATTATCGAAAACTTGCCTGATTGCGGCGGCAGCGTTGACGCTGCTCGTTCCCGCGATCTTCGTGCCCGGCGTCGATGCACAAAAACAAGGCGCGCCGTTGTGGGACAAAGTCGTCACAGTCGACCGAGTCAAGAAACCTGATCGCCCGACGGCCCGTAAGCTCCCAAAGACTCAGCAAGGTAACCTCCTGACTCTTCAGTGGCGCATGCTCAAGCGGGGTAATGGTAACGTTCAGCGGGAAGCCGACCCGAATCAGGTCTTCCAGACCGGGGACCAGCTTAAGCTCGCCGTCACGACCAACCAGAACGGATACCTATATGTGATTCATCGGATGAACAACGGCGACGGGAAGCTCGTGTTCCCGGACCCGCGATCTAACAATGGCCTCAACGAGGTGAAGAAGAACCAGGAATACGTCGTGCCATCTTTCTGCCCTAGTTTCGCTGACCCGAATGATTGCTGGTGGAGAATGGACCCACCAACGGGTCGCGAGAACTTCATAGTGGTGTTCAGCCGCGATCCTTACGATAAGCTTCCCGGTCGCGTCGCAGCAGTCAATGACGACTACGAGAACCCAATTGTCCAACGTGACCTGATTGACGATCTCATCAACGCCTCCCGTCAGAAGATAAGAAAGGCGGCGGGTCGACTAACCATTCCCGGCAAGCCACCCGCCCGCTTCGCGACGTGGTTGCAGAATATTAACCTTAAGGACAACGAGGAACTCATCGCTACGATCCAACTGAAACATGGGGACTGA
- a CDS encoding diguanylate cyclase yields the protein MSKETVKKAKAPTGESGTDNSLAVWLRLQKSLAERNGIALTTLSRDGAVIGRIENDNSICRAMRVSAERAPLCAADCGAAYSRAVAAGAQFNFTCHAGLHCFAIPVAIDQKQVVILGGRSFASTSEYAEFLRRHETLAGVESGDCLKNLKFVEARELTQAAEIVGSTASYHFQNARRSEHQTESTGDGSPRLLDAQLEIVRLTDELESRKRSIGQFYEFLRGIASTLDSQKVYHSLLEKFSDMMKAERSSLMIFNQESNELALEVALGADLDSVGPIRLKLGDPIAGAVLESGVALVVNDADNDSRVPRGRTGGYKTKSFISYPITLGTRKVGVINLTDRAGGVPYEKDDLMILEMMAPHLALIIDRTEWAKKAETFQRMSLTDPLTGLPNRRYLQDRLFEEVERSKRYNTPLSFMIIDIDRFKSYNDVYGHTNADRVLVKTAQILRGSIRAIDMSARFAGDEFCIVLPETELGDAARIAERLRQSICDAEYTTEQGELMGQVTISTGISSFSASRQTPLAVMETADRALYQAKTRGRNCVAVYEDLHAAD from the coding sequence TTGAGCAAGGAAACCGTCAAGAAAGCCAAGGCCCCAACCGGCGAGTCAGGAACGGATAACTCTCTCGCCGTTTGGCTGCGTCTCCAAAAATCCCTCGCCGAGAGAAACGGAATAGCTCTCACAACACTCAGCCGCGATGGCGCTGTGATAGGGCGCATCGAGAACGACAACAGCATATGCCGCGCGATGCGAGTTTCCGCTGAGCGCGCGCCTTTGTGCGCCGCCGATTGCGGAGCTGCTTACAGCAGGGCGGTTGCGGCGGGCGCGCAATTCAACTTCACCTGCCACGCCGGGTTGCACTGTTTTGCTATACCGGTGGCCATCGATCAAAAACAGGTGGTGATCCTTGGAGGGCGGTCGTTTGCCTCAACTTCCGAGTACGCCGAGTTTCTGCGCCGCCACGAAACCCTCGCAGGAGTCGAGAGCGGCGACTGTCTAAAGAACCTCAAGTTCGTCGAGGCCCGTGAGTTGACCCAGGCGGCCGAGATTGTAGGCTCGACCGCTTCATATCATTTTCAGAACGCGCGAAGGTCTGAGCATCAAACGGAGAGTACTGGCGACGGCTCCCCGAGGTTGTTAGACGCGCAACTCGAAATCGTCCGTCTCACCGACGAGCTCGAAAGCAGAAAACGATCGATCGGGCAGTTCTATGAATTTCTTCGAGGCATCGCCTCAACGCTTGACTCTCAGAAGGTATATCATTCGCTCCTCGAGAAATTTAGTGACATGATGAAGGCCGAGCGCAGTTCGCTGATGATCTTCAACCAGGAATCCAACGAGCTTGCCCTGGAAGTGGCTCTGGGAGCGGATCTCGACAGCGTGGGTCCGATTCGTCTGAAGCTGGGCGATCCGATAGCCGGCGCGGTGCTGGAAAGCGGCGTTGCTCTCGTAGTGAACGACGCCGATAACGATTCGCGGGTGCCACGCGGGCGAACTGGCGGCTACAAGACCAAATCATTTATCAGCTATCCGATCACCCTGGGCACGCGCAAAGTTGGAGTGATCAATCTGACGGACCGAGCCGGCGGCGTCCCTTACGAGAAAGATGACCTGATGATACTCGAGATGATGGCTCCTCACCTGGCGCTGATCATCGACCGGACCGAATGGGCCAAGAAGGCCGAAACTTTTCAGCGGATGTCTTTAACGGATCCGCTGACCGGATTGCCGAATCGACGCTATCTTCAAGACCGGCTGTTTGAGGAGGTCGAGCGGTCAAAGCGCTACAACACGCCACTGTCTTTCATGATCATCGACATCGATCGGTTCAAGAGCTACAACGACGTCTACGGACACACGAATGCGGACCGGGTGCTGGTGAAGACGGCCCAGATACTCCGAGGGTCCATTCGCGCGATAGACATGTCCGCAAGATTCGCCGGCGACGAGTTCTGTATTGTGCTGCCCGAAACAGAACTTGGCGACGCGGCCCGCATCGCCGAGCGGTTGCGCCAGTCGATATGCGACGCCGAATACACCACCGAGCAGGGCGAGTTGATGGGGCAGGTGACCATAAGCACCGGCATTTCTTCATTCAGCGCTTCTCGGCAGACCCCTCTGGCGGTCATGGAGACCGCGGACCGTGCCCTCTATCAAGCAAAGACCCGCGGCCGCAATTGCGTCGCTGTTTATGAAGACTTACACGCGGCCGACTGA
- a CDS encoding ATP-binding protein, which yields MNNAGAIRIMSRLPDEEFVDREREVAKVCALARTCLETRALDSVNAALLFGAPRVGKTEILRKSFDRLFNEGGEVIPIYYALRRSCLNPDGFAQDYFAQFLSQFVAFRRNDPGLISLANEPLSVIARAGLPEDYPFLRAMVDSFAPASQSGDASRLMRLTLSAPALACGHASLKPLLMIDDWHVLAGTELHTEFLRALAGNGAVGQASAAYVLSSLRRAITGLIPPDEDLFERLEIIRVEQVNEEPLEELIRRRAELLGVEISDSTIELMTEQLNCDVFYTRAILDAAASRGSSLKTFIEFERLYTGEVLGGRIGAYLNSLLHEVAPEPGAGRAVLEALALVVEAGSRVPIDAVAERIAEHTSDGEALLARMHSRELLEASHGFVSASQDSVLSDYVNARYRSEIAGAPRPAAGEELLGEKLKHSYRLMMSRYNRAIQSQLVELLSRFDFQNVPASLFDQAAYDKRYRGMSRVQVRRALDDEQERVRIPQIVVVHDAGAGEQPGVSWRLFAATGFEGGIYTEANEVLWLVALINSKEPLDVETLGRIDQPLEAALRARRARSGLEPQAVRWYIGKEGFSALGSEWLASLHAYRSTFSHLDLIQDYLTRLALGAEARPASEFELVIPIEDEAELIAARTAEQIARAADFDQESINQIKTALIEACINAAEHGDSPDRKIHQRFAIDEDKLIITVSNKGKMFGRANGQSTPSIAAQPAKGARGRGLHIIRALMDEVEFERTDDGTRLVMTKYLKRPRSQ from the coding sequence ATGAACAACGCCGGCGCAATTCGAATAATGAGCCGCCTCCCTGATGAGGAGTTCGTCGACCGCGAGCGCGAGGTCGCCAAAGTCTGTGCCCTGGCGCGAACCTGCCTTGAGACCCGCGCGCTTGATTCGGTCAATGCCGCGCTTTTGTTTGGCGCACCAAGAGTGGGCAAGACCGAGATACTCCGTAAGAGTTTCGACCGCCTCTTCAACGAAGGCGGCGAGGTCATACCGATCTATTACGCGCTCCGGCGCTCATGCCTGAATCCCGACGGATTCGCGCAAGACTATTTTGCTCAGTTTCTCTCACAGTTTGTGGCGTTCAGACGCAACGATCCCGGGTTGATTTCGTTGGCCAATGAGCCGCTATCAGTGATCGCCCGCGCTGGGCTCCCCGAAGATTATCCATTTCTGCGGGCGATGGTTGATTCATTCGCGCCGGCATCTCAGTCGGGAGACGCGTCGCGGCTGATGCGTCTTACTCTCTCCGCTCCGGCCCTTGCCTGCGGGCACGCGAGTCTCAAGCCGCTGTTGATGATTGACGACTGGCACGTGCTCGCGGGCACCGAGCTTCACACCGAGTTTCTCCGAGCCTTAGCTGGAAACGGCGCGGTTGGACAAGCGAGTGCCGCATACGTGCTTTCAAGCCTGCGGCGAGCGATCACCGGGCTGATTCCTCCTGACGAAGACCTGTTCGAGCGGCTCGAGATTATTCGCGTAGAGCAAGTAAACGAGGAGCCTCTCGAGGAGCTCATACGCCGGCGGGCCGAACTGCTTGGAGTGGAAATCAGCGACTCGACGATTGAGTTGATGACAGAGCAGCTCAATTGTGACGTCTTCTACACACGCGCGATTCTCGACGCGGCAGCTTCGCGCGGGTCGTCGCTGAAAACTTTCATCGAGTTTGAGCGGCTCTACACCGGTGAAGTCCTCGGCGGCCGAATCGGCGCCTACCTGAACTCACTCTTACACGAAGTTGCTCCCGAGCCCGGTGCTGGGCGCGCCGTGCTTGAAGCGCTCGCGCTTGTGGTGGAGGCGGGTTCTCGGGTTCCCATCGATGCTGTCGCCGAGCGCATTGCGGAACACACCTCTGATGGAGAGGCGCTGCTGGCGCGTATGCACTCACGCGAGCTTCTCGAAGCAAGCCACGGCTTTGTGAGCGCGTCCCAAGATTCGGTGCTATCGGATTATGTAAACGCGAGATACCGCAGCGAGATTGCCGGCGCGCCGAGGCCCGCCGCTGGAGAAGAGCTTCTGGGCGAAAAGCTCAAGCACTCGTATCGTCTGATGATGTCGCGCTACAATCGCGCGATTCAGTCACAGCTAGTCGAGCTGTTATCGCGCTTCGACTTTCAGAACGTGCCCGCAAGCCTGTTCGATCAAGCTGCTTATGACAAGCGATATCGCGGGATGAGCCGCGTGCAGGTCCGCCGGGCGCTCGACGATGAACAGGAGCGAGTGCGAATCCCGCAGATCGTAGTGGTCCACGATGCAGGGGCGGGTGAGCAACCCGGCGTCAGTTGGCGATTGTTCGCCGCGACCGGGTTTGAAGGCGGCATCTACACTGAAGCCAACGAAGTGCTTTGGCTGGTCGCGCTGATCAACTCGAAAGAGCCGCTCGACGTTGAGACGCTGGGCCGGATCGATCAGCCGCTCGAGGCGGCGCTGCGCGCCCGTAGAGCAAGATCCGGTCTGGAGCCCCAGGCTGTTCGCTGGTACATCGGCAAGGAAGGCTTCTCGGCGCTCGGGTCTGAGTGGCTAGCGAGCTTGCACGCATACCGCTCGACGTTTTCTCATCTCGATCTGATTCAGGACTACCTGACCAGGCTTGCGCTTGGCGCAGAAGCGCGCCCGGCGAGTGAGTTCGAGCTGGTGATTCCCATCGAAGACGAAGCTGAGTTGATCGCCGCGCGCACCGCCGAGCAAATAGCTCGCGCGGCAGATTTCGATCAGGAGTCGATCAATCAGATCAAGACCGCTCTGATCGAGGCGTGCATCAACGCGGCCGAGCACGGCGACAGTCCTGACCGAAAGATCCATCAGCGCTTCGCAATTGACGAAGATAAGCTTATAATCACCGTCTCGAACAAGGGAAAAATGTTCGGCAGGGCGAACGGACAATCGACCCCCTCGATTGCAGCCCAGCCGGCGAAGGGCGCGCGCGGCCGCGGACTTCACATCATCCGCGCACTGATGGATGAGGTCGAATTCGAACGCACCGACGACGGCACGCGCCTGGTGATGACCAAGTACCTCAAACGCCCCCGCAGTCAATAG
- a CDS encoding VWA domain-containing protein, which translates to MKKNLACAFLTALVVLALSQILALSAGQDNKGSPPAPKVEPAKAKPSETPAPVKTSADDNALAAKPDNNKVQKQADGKIILDTEVVNVIISVTDPYGRFVTGLGKDHFEVFDDKVKQQIAHFTDDDSPVSLGIVYDVSGSMKERVSRSIRALRRFIETSHNDDDFFLIGFNDRAKLVQDFTTSGDSILGKLMFVNPRGSTALYDAAYLAVEKVQQGRHSKKALLIVSDGQDNNSRYTYKELRNRVKEADVQIYAIGITDPVNDSLAGFGRGILEEMTRMTGGRAFFPNAYNEPELVEICTRIALELRHQYSVGFYPTDIASEVKWHKVQVKVNPPRGLGRLSLTYRDGYPSFKK; encoded by the coding sequence ATGAAAAAGAATCTCGCGTGCGCCTTCTTGACCGCGCTCGTCGTTCTAGCGCTGTCCCAAATCCTTGCTCTATCGGCCGGACAGGATAATAAAGGCTCGCCCCCGGCCCCAAAAGTCGAACCCGCAAAGGCCAAGCCTTCCGAGACACCCGCCCCGGTCAAGACAAGCGCCGACGACAACGCGCTCGCCGCAAAACCCGACAATAACAAGGTACAGAAACAAGCTGACGGGAAGATCATCCTGGACACCGAAGTCGTCAACGTGATCATAAGCGTCACCGATCCTTATGGCAGATTCGTCACCGGACTGGGCAAAGACCACTTTGAAGTCTTCGACGACAAGGTGAAGCAGCAGATAGCGCATTTCACCGATGACGACTCCCCGGTTTCCCTTGGGATCGTCTACGATGTATCCGGCTCCATGAAGGAGCGCGTCAGCCGATCCATTCGCGCGCTGCGCCGCTTCATCGAGACTTCACACAATGACGACGATTTCTTCCTCATAGGTTTCAATGATCGCGCCAAGCTCGTTCAAGACTTCACCACATCGGGAGACAGCATTCTCGGCAAGCTGATGTTCGTCAATCCACGCGGCTCGACTGCGCTTTACGATGCGGCCTACCTTGCAGTCGAGAAGGTCCAGCAGGGCCGACACTCAAAGAAGGCGCTCCTGATAGTCTCCGACGGTCAGGACAACAACAGCCGCTACACATACAAGGAACTTCGCAACAGGGTCAAAGAAGCGGACGTGCAAATCTACGCGATTGGTATAACGGATCCGGTCAATGATTCGCTCGCGGGGTTCGGCCGTGGGATTCTTGAAGAAATGACACGGATGACCGGCGGCCGCGCATTCTTCCCCAACGCTTACAATGAGCCCGAACTTGTCGAGATATGCACCCGCATCGCATTGGAGCTTCGCCATCAGTATTCCGTCGGCTTCTATCCGACTGACATTGCCAGCGAAGTCAAATGGCATAAGGTTCAGGTAAAGGTGAATCCGCCGCGGGGCCTTGGCCGGCTGTCGCTCACCTACCGAGACGGATATCCATCGTTCAAGAAGTAA
- a CDS encoding sigma 54-interacting transcriptional regulator: protein MFEEADGGTLLLDEVTETSPAFQVKLLRVLQEGEFRPLGTNSKKRVNVRMLVALERYAWLGNVRELKHLMQQLAALSSGIIRIEDLPPEFVSTPRVASVMNEVIPDGDMPTLGQLESSYLLRVLSAVGGNKSRAAQVMGVDRKTLYRMIERQVDTMPDRRKVS, encoded by the coding sequence TTGTTTGAAGAGGCCGACGGCGGAACGCTGTTGTTGGATGAAGTGACCGAGACCAGCCCCGCTTTTCAGGTAAAGCTGCTGCGCGTATTGCAAGAGGGCGAGTTCCGTCCGCTGGGTACCAACTCCAAGAAGCGCGTGAATGTGCGGATGCTGGTAGCTTTGGAGCGATACGCCTGGCTAGGCAATGTGCGCGAGTTGAAGCACCTGATGCAGCAGCTCGCCGCGCTGAGTAGCGGCATTATCAGGATCGAGGACCTGCCGCCGGAATTCGTATCGACACCCAGGGTGGCCTCGGTGATGAACGAAGTGATTCCAGATGGCGACATGCCTACGCTGGGTCAGCTTGAATCCAGCTATTTGCTGCGCGTGTTGAGCGCGGTTGGAGGAAACAAGTCGCGCGCCGCTCAGGTGATGGGCGTGGACCGCAAGACGCTGTATCGAATGATCGAAAGGCAGGTGGACACGATGCCGGATAGGCGCAAGGTCTCATAA